One segment of Onychomys torridus chromosome 3, mOncTor1.1, whole genome shotgun sequence DNA contains the following:
- the LOC118579145 gene encoding 40S ribosomal protein S18-like yields MQNPQKYKILDWFLNRQKDMKDGMYSQVLANSLDNKLCEDLKHLKKIKALRGLRHFWGLCVRSQHTKTTGCQGCTVGVSKKK; encoded by the coding sequence ATGCAGAATCCACAAAAGTACAAGATCCTAGACTGGTTCTTGAACAGACAGAAGGACATGAAGGACGGCATGTACAGCCAGGTTCTGGCCAATAGTCTAGACAACAAGCTGTGTGAGGACCTGAAGCATCTGAAGAAGATTAAAGCCCTTAGGGGGCTGCGCCACTTTTGGGGCCTTTGTGTCCGAAGTCAGCACACCAAGACCACTGGCTGCCAGGGCTGTACTGTGGGTGTTTCCAAGAAGAAATGA